A part of Bacillus rossius redtenbacheri isolate Brsri chromosome 1, Brsri_v3, whole genome shotgun sequence genomic DNA contains:
- the LOC134528522 gene encoding protein disulfide-isomerase A6 homolog isoform X1, with protein sequence MERSSGIVFIFIGLLIAPLSLALYDSGSDVVNLTPTNFDRLVVQSDSVWVVEFFAPWCGHCQQLVPEYSKAAAALKAIVKVGGVNVDEHKALGSQYSVQGFPTIKIFGADKRKPEDYKGPRTAQGIIDAAFSALRSKVNSQLPGGRRSGGDQSKSDPKDVIELTDSNFDSLVLDSDDMWLVEFFAPWCGHCKNLAPHWARAATELKGKVKLGALDATVHTSKAQQYGVNSYPTIKLFPSGRKDAGSAVDFTGGRTSSDIVNWALDRLAENVPPPEIKQVTNEAVLKEACEEHPLCVVSILPYILDCQSSCRNEYLDILQKLGDKYKKKMWGWVWAEAGAQPDLESALEIGGFGYPAMAVLNHKKMKYSILRGAFSYDGINEFLRDLSYGRGNTSPVKGAALPSVATVEAWDGKDGQPPPEEDIDLSDVDLDDLKDEL encoded by the exons GCTTGTTGATTGCCCCACTGAGCCTGGCGCTATACGACTCTGGCTCGGACGTTGTGAACCTGACACCCACGAACTTCGACCGCCTGGTGGTGCAGAGCGACAGTGTGTGGGTCGTGGAGTTCTTTGCCCCGTGGTGCGGGCACTGTCAGCAGCTGGTGCCCGAGTACTCCAAGGCTGCCGCGGCTCTGAAGGCAA TTGTGAAGGTGGGGGGAGTTAACGTGGATGAGCACAAAGCCCTCGGGAGTCAGTACAGCGTGCAGGGCTTCCCCACCATCAAGATATTCGGTGCAGACAAGCGCAAGCCGGAGGACTACAAAGGACCCAGGACAGCGCAGGGAATCATCGACGCGGCGTTCTCGGCTCTGCGCTCCAAGGTCAACTCACAGTTGCCTGGCGGGAGGAGGAGCGGCGGCGACCAGTCGAAG AGCGATCCCAAGGACGTGATAGAGCTGACAGACTCCAATTTCGACTCTCTCGTGCTGGATTCGGATGACATGTGGCTGGTAGAGTTCTTTGCCCCATGGTGCGGCCATTGCAAGAACCTAGCACCTCATTGGGCGCGAGCTGCTACGGAGCTGAAGGGCAAG GTGAAGCTGGGGGCCCTGGACGCCACGGTGCACACGAGCAAGGCCCAGCAGTACGGAGTGAACAGCTACCCCACCATCAAGCTGTTCCCGTCCGGCAGGAAGGACGCCGGCTCGGCCGTCGACTTCACCGGCGGGCGAACCAGCAGCGACATCGTCAACTGGGCCTTGGACAGGCTGGCAGAGAACGTGCCGCCCCCGGAGATCAAGCAG GTTACAAACGAGGCTGTACTGAAGGAAGCTTGTGAAGAGCACCCTCTGTGCGTCGTATCCATCCTCCCATACATACTGGATTGTCAGTCTTCGTGTCGTAATGAGTATCTAGACATCCTGCAGAAGTTGGGCGACAAGTACAAGAAGAAGATGTGGGG CTGGGTGTGGGCGGAAGCAGGAGCGCAGCCGGACCTGGAATCTGCTCTGGAAATTGGAGGTTTCGGCTATCCTGCCATGGCTGTGCTCAACCACAAGAAAATGAAGTACTCAATACTGCGAGGTGCATTCTCGTACGATGGCATTAATGAGTTCCTAAG GGACTTGTCTTACGGTCGTGGCAACACTTCTCCAGTGAAGGGCGCAGCGTTGCCCAGCGTGGCGACCGTGGAAGCGTGGGACGGAAAGGATGGTCAGCCGCCTCCAGAGGAGGACATCGACTTGTCCGATGTCGACTTAGACGACCTGAAAGACGAGCTCTAG
- the LOC134528522 gene encoding protein disulfide-isomerase A6 homolog isoform X2 produces MERSSGIVFIFIGLLIAPLSLALYDSGSDVVNLTPTNFDRLVVQSDSVWVVEFFAPWCGHCQQLVPEYSKAAAALKGVVKVGGVNVDEHKALGSQYSVQGFPTIKIFGADKRKPEDYKGPRTAQGIIDAAFSALRSKVNSQLPGGRRSGGDQSKSDPKDVIELTDSNFDSLVLDSDDMWLVEFFAPWCGHCKNLAPHWARAATELKGKVKLGALDATVHTSKAQQYGVNSYPTIKLFPSGRKDAGSAVDFTGGRTSSDIVNWALDRLAENVPPPEIKQVTNEAVLKEACEEHPLCVVSILPYILDCQSSCRNEYLDILQKLGDKYKKKMWGWVWAEAGAQPDLESALEIGGFGYPAMAVLNHKKMKYSILRGAFSYDGINEFLRDLSYGRGNTSPVKGAALPSVATVEAWDGKDGQPPPEEDIDLSDVDLDDLKDEL; encoded by the exons GCTTGTTGATTGCCCCACTGAGCCTGGCGCTATACGACTCTGGCTCGGACGTTGTGAACCTGACACCCACGAACTTCGACCGCCTGGTGGTGCAGAGCGACAGTGTGTGGGTCGTGGAGTTCTTTGCCCCGTGGTGCGGGCACTGTCAGCAGCTGGTGCCCGAGTACTCCAAGGCTGCCGCGGCTCTGAAG GGAGTTGTGAAGGTGGGGGGAGTTAACGTGGATGAGCACAAAGCCCTCGGGAGTCAGTACAGCGTGCAGGGCTTCCCCACCATCAAGATATTCGGTGCAGACAAGCGCAAGCCGGAGGACTACAAAGGACCCAGGACAGCGCAGGGAATCATCGACGCGGCGTTCTCGGCTCTGCGCTCCAAGGTCAACTCACAGTTGCCTGGCGGGAGGAGGAGCGGCGGCGACCAGTCGAAG AGCGATCCCAAGGACGTGATAGAGCTGACAGACTCCAATTTCGACTCTCTCGTGCTGGATTCGGATGACATGTGGCTGGTAGAGTTCTTTGCCCCATGGTGCGGCCATTGCAAGAACCTAGCACCTCATTGGGCGCGAGCTGCTACGGAGCTGAAGGGCAAG GTGAAGCTGGGGGCCCTGGACGCCACGGTGCACACGAGCAAGGCCCAGCAGTACGGAGTGAACAGCTACCCCACCATCAAGCTGTTCCCGTCCGGCAGGAAGGACGCCGGCTCGGCCGTCGACTTCACCGGCGGGCGAACCAGCAGCGACATCGTCAACTGGGCCTTGGACAGGCTGGCAGAGAACGTGCCGCCCCCGGAGATCAAGCAG GTTACAAACGAGGCTGTACTGAAGGAAGCTTGTGAAGAGCACCCTCTGTGCGTCGTATCCATCCTCCCATACATACTGGATTGTCAGTCTTCGTGTCGTAATGAGTATCTAGACATCCTGCAGAAGTTGGGCGACAAGTACAAGAAGAAGATGTGGGG CTGGGTGTGGGCGGAAGCAGGAGCGCAGCCGGACCTGGAATCTGCTCTGGAAATTGGAGGTTTCGGCTATCCTGCCATGGCTGTGCTCAACCACAAGAAAATGAAGTACTCAATACTGCGAGGTGCATTCTCGTACGATGGCATTAATGAGTTCCTAAG GGACTTGTCTTACGGTCGTGGCAACACTTCTCCAGTGAAGGGCGCAGCGTTGCCCAGCGTGGCGACCGTGGAAGCGTGGGACGGAAAGGATGGTCAGCCGCCTCCAGAGGAGGACATCGACTTGTCCGATGTCGACTTAGACGACCTGAAAGACGAGCTCTAG